Genomic DNA from Corynebacterium diphtheriae:
AAGAAGCAAAGGCACGCCCTGAGTTTGCTAAGCTCACCCCGTTGTACCCCAACCAGCGTCTGCGCCTCGAAACCGAGTCTAAGGTTTTGACTACCCGTGTGATCGATTTGATCATGCCGATTGGTAAAGGTCAGCGTGCTTTGATCGTGTCTCCTCCTAAGGCTGGTAAGACCACGATCCTGCAAAATATCGCAAACGCTATTGCTACCAACAACCCAGAGTGCTACCTCATGGTTGTTTTGGTGGATGAGCGTCCGGAAGAAGTTACCGATATGCAGCGTTCTGTGAAGGGCGAAGTTATTGCATCGACCTTCGACCGTCCACCAAGCGAGCACACCGCTGTTGCAGAGCTCGCTATTGAGCGTGCGAAGCGCCTTGTGGAGCAGGGACAGGATGTTGTTGTCCTCCTAGACTCCATTACGCGTCTTGGCCGTGCCTACAACAACAGCTCACCTGCATCCGGCCGAATTCTCTCCGGTGGTGTGGACTCCAACGCGTTGTACCCACCAAAGCGTTTCCTTGGTGCGGCTCGCAACATCGAAAATGGTGGATCGCTTACGATTATCGCCACGGCCATGGTTGAGACTGGTTCTGCCGGCGACACCGTGATCTTCGAGGAATTCAAGGGCACCGGTAACGCCGAGCTGAAGCTGGATCGTAAGATTTCTGAGCGCCGTGTATTCCCAGCTGTCGACGTCAACCCATCGGGTACCCGTAAGGATGAGTTGCTGCTGGCTCCGGAAGAAGCTCGCATTATGCACAAACTCCGCCGCATGCTTTCTGCTTTGGATAATCAGCAGGCTATCGATTTGTTGATCAAGCAGCTCAAGAAGACCAAGTCCAATGGTGAATTCTTGATGCAGGTAGCAAGTTCTGCGCCGATGGCTGCGGATGCTGAGGAGGACTAATGTCTCAGGTTTCTGCAGTTGACGACATCGTCTCGGAATACCAGGGCATTGAAGCCCAAATGGCTGATCCAGAGACGATGGGTGACCAAACGCTATTCCGTAAGCTATCCAAGCGTTATTCGGAGTTGCAGCCCATCATCAACGTAAACAACAAGTTGGTGCAGGCTCGTGACGACCACGAAGCCGCTGAGGAAATGGCCTACGAGGATAAAGAGTTCGCCGCTGAGGCCGAACGTCTTGCCGAAGAAATCGTTTCTTTGGAGGAACAGCTCGCTGATCTGCTTGCACCACGCGATCCTCACGATGGTGATGACATCGTGATGGAAGTCAAAGCGGGTGCCGGTGGTGAAGAAGCTGCACTTTTCGCTGGTGAACTCGTGCGTATGTACCAACGCTACGCGGAAAAGCATGGTTTCACGGTCGAGGTTCTGGGCTTGTCTGAATCTGATTTGGGTGGCGTCAAAGACATGACCTTGTCCATTCGCTCGAAGACTCTATCTCGTGATGGTGCGTGGAGCGTGTTCAAGTTTGAAGGTGGCGTTCACCGCGTACAACGTGTGCCTGTCACTGAGTCTCAAGGCCGCATCCAAACATCGGCAGCAGGTGTACTGGTCTACCCTGAGCCCGATGAGGTAGCTGAGGTCGAGATCGACGACAAGGATTTGCGTGTCGACGTCTACCGTTCCTCGGGTAAAGGCGGTCAGGGCGTGAACACCACAGACTCCGCTGTGCGTATTACGCACCTTCCTACGGGATTGGTTGTGACCTGCCAAAAGGAACGTTCGCAGATCCAGAACAAGGCTCGTGCTATGCAGGTGCTCGCTGCTCGTCTTCAAGCTATGGCAGAAGAACAGGCAGAAGCAGAAGCAGCTGAGGGTCGCGCTGCACAGATTCGTACTATGGACCGCTCGGAACGAATCCGTACCTACAACTGGCCAGAGAACCGCATCTCGGATCACCGCATTGGATACAAGGCCAATAACCTGGACTCCGTACTCAACGGTGATCTTGATGATCTGTTCTCTGCGTTGCAGGCAGCAGAGCGTGCCGAGAGGCTCGAGGCGGAATAGCCACGTGCTAGCTCAGGCATTACACAAGGCGGAGGCCATTCTCGCTGAAGCGGGGGTGGCCTCGCCGCGTAACGACGTCCACCTTATGGCGGCGCATTTACTGAACTGCCAACCTATGGAGTTATTCCTTAAAGGCGATCATGATGTTCCAGAGCACTTCTGGAAATGGGTTGAGCGAAGGAAAAACCGTGAGCCACTCCAACACATTCTCCAAGTGACGTGGTTTGGCCCATTGGAACTTCATGTGGGCCCAGGTGTTTTTATTCCGCGTCCAGAAACTGAGGTGCTAGCCGATTGGGCAGTTCGTCATACTGACTCCAAGGACACCGTGGTCGATTTATGCACTGGGTCAGGGGCGTTAGCAGCTTACATTGCGCACGAACATCCTGAGTGCTCGGTATGGGCTGTGGAACTATCTGATGCAGCCATGGCATTTGCTCGTAGAAATCTTCCTGACCGAGTCCATCTGGTTCAAGGTGACGTTACAGATCCAGAGATCTTAGATCACCTCAGTGGGGCAGTAGATCTCCTCGTGAGTAATCCACCCTATGTGCCATTAAGTAATGATTTAGAGCCCGAAGTGTACCAAGACCCCAGTATGGCGGTGTTTTCTGGTGATTCGGGAATGGACACCATTAACGCCATGATTCCAGTGATTTACCGGCTGTTGGCCCCTGGTGGGCTCGTGGGCATCGAGCATGATGATTCAACGTCTGAGCAAACGCAACAAGCGCTCATAGATCATGGTGGATTTAGCAACATTGAACCGCTGAAGGACCTCACTGGCCGCAGTAGGTTTGTAGTTGCGAGTAAGATTCCCTAAGAAGTGGCTTCAAATGTATATCTTTGTTTTGAAGCGATGCAGAACAATTAGCATCCCCCGTAGCATCGAGGGACCGAAAACTATCGAGAAGAGAAAGACTTTCGAACGTGGGCAGAATCTTTGACTGCAGTGACGCGGAAACTCGTGAAGCTGGCCTCCAGCAAGCCATCAGTACTGTAAAAGATGGCCGACTAGTGGTCATTCCCACCGATACGCTTTATGGAATCGGTTGCGATGCTTTTGATAACACCGCAGTAGCAAAACTCCTAGAAACGAAGCACCGTGGCCCCGATATGCCAGTACCAGTATTGGTTGGTAGCTGGGATACGTCTCGTGGATTGGTGCACAGCTATTCCGATCAAATGCGAACACTCATTGAGGCGTTTTGGCCAGGTGGGCTCAGCATCGTTGTGGAGCAAGCTCCAAGTTTGCAGTGGAACCTCGGCGATACCCGCGGCACTGTGATGCTGCGGATGCCGTTGCACCCAGTTGCCATTGAACTTTTGCGAGAAACAGGCCCGATGGCGGTATCTTCTGCGAACATTTCTGGTCAGACTCCACCCACCACTGCTCAAGAAGCACAGCGTCAGTTGGGTGACAACGTAAGCGTTTATCTTGACGCTGGTGAGACGCCCGTAGGAACTGCGTCGACAATCGTTGACCTGTCCGGTGATCATCCGCGAATTCTTCGTGAAGGCGCGATCTCAGCGGAACGAGTCGCAGAAGTATTGGAAGTCGACGTGGAGACGCTTCGATAGATGGGTGCTGGTGCCGGTGTTGCCGGTGTGCCCATGCGTGAGCTTGCACTGATCATTCTGGTTGCAGCTTCGCTGACGTTTTTGACCACGGGGATAGTTCGCTACGCTGTGGTCAAAAGCGGGCGAATGGGTGAAATCCGTGAGCGAGATGTCCATACCCAGCCCAAGCCGCGGCTTGGTGGTGTGGCGATGTTTTCTGGTTTTATCGGCGCAGTATTCTTGGCCGACCAGCTTCCAGCCTTGACTAGAGGGTTCAAGCCGGTTACTCCGGAGATGAGCGCCGTTTTCTGGGCCGGTGCGATTATCGTCATCGTGGGTATTCTCGACGATCTGTTTGAACTGGACGCGATTACTAAACTTGCGGGTCAAGTTCTAGGTGCGGCCGTCATGAGCATCTTGGGGCTTACATGGACTTTGGTCTATCTGCCATTTGGTGGTGGCTCGACGCTTGTTCTTGATCAGGTGGTTTCGACCTTGGTCACGGTGCTGTTTACGGTCACTTTGATTAATGCAATCAACTTTGTGGATGGCCTCGATGGTTTAGCCGCTGGTTTGGGCATGATCGCTGGTTTATCTATCTTGTTGTTTTCTATGACGGTTCTCCACGATCAAGGTGGCATGGTATCGGCATATCCACCAGCAATTATTGCGGCTTCCCTCGTAGGCATGTGTGCAGGATTTT
This window encodes:
- the prmC gene encoding peptide chain release factor N(5)-glutamine methyltransferase, translating into MLAQALHKAEAILAEAGVASPRNDVHLMAAHLLNCQPMELFLKGDHDVPEHFWKWVERRKNREPLQHILQVTWFGPLELHVGPGVFIPRPETEVLADWAVRHTDSKDTVVDLCTGSGALAAYIAHEHPECSVWAVELSDAAMAFARRNLPDRVHLVQGDVTDPEILDHLSGAVDLLVSNPPYVPLSNDLEPEVYQDPSMAVFSGDSGMDTINAMIPVIYRLLAPGGLVGIEHDDSTSEQTQQALIDHGGFSNIEPLKDLTGRSRFVVASKIP
- a CDS encoding MraY family glycosyltransferase; this encodes MGAGAGVAGVPMRELALIILVAASLTFLTTGIVRYAVVKSGRMGEIRERDVHTQPKPRLGGVAMFSGFIGAVFLADQLPALTRGFKPVTPEMSAVFWAGAIIVIVGILDDLFELDAITKLAGQVLGAAVMSILGLTWTLVYLPFGGGSTLVLDQVVSTLVTVLFTVTLINAINFVDGLDGLAAGLGMIAGLSILLFSMTVLHDQGGMVSAYPPAIIAASLVGMCAGFLPHNFEPARIFMGDSGSMLIGLLLAAASTSASGKIDMSLYGTVDVIALMSPIIVVIAAVFIPMLDLVMAIVRRVRKGKSPFSADKMHLHHRLLSLGHTHRRVVLVLYLWVSVVAFGAVAFSIVPPVFATVGVITAIVFAVLASRGPVIRAQKEAHRREHPLS
- a CDS encoding L-threonylcarbamoyladenylate synthase; translation: MGRIFDCSDAETREAGLQQAISTVKDGRLVVIPTDTLYGIGCDAFDNTAVAKLLETKHRGPDMPVPVLVGSWDTSRGLVHSYSDQMRTLIEAFWPGGLSIVVEQAPSLQWNLGDTRGTVMLRMPLHPVAIELLRETGPMAVSSANISGQTPPTTAQEAQRQLGDNVSVYLDAGETPVGTASTIVDLSGDHPRILREGAISAERVAEVLEVDVETLR
- the prfA gene encoding peptide chain release factor 1, yielding MSQVSAVDDIVSEYQGIEAQMADPETMGDQTLFRKLSKRYSELQPIINVNNKLVQARDDHEAAEEMAYEDKEFAAEAERLAEEIVSLEEQLADLLAPRDPHDGDDIVMEVKAGAGGEEAALFAGELVRMYQRYAEKHGFTVEVLGLSESDLGGVKDMTLSIRSKTLSRDGAWSVFKFEGGVHRVQRVPVTESQGRIQTSAAGVLVYPEPDEVAEVEIDDKDLRVDVYRSSGKGGQGVNTTDSAVRITHLPTGLVVTCQKERSQIQNKARAMQVLAARLQAMAEEQAEAEAAEGRAAQIRTMDRSERIRTYNWPENRISDHRIGYKANNLDSVLNGDLDDLFSALQAAERAERLEAE